TGCCCGCTTGGCCGATGAACACGCGTGAAATTAACAAGCCAAGCCCTCCGGGTTTGTGGGCTTTGAACGAAAAAGGTTTGATGTAGTAGAGAAGACCTAAAAAAAAGAGCATGAAAAAAGAGCGGTAAAAAACGCCCTCCATCGGTGAATAATAAGAGCCAAGCATTTTAATCAGGGCGTTAAGCAATCCAAAGCCTAAAGCCCCCAAAGCCATGTAAAAAATACCTAGGCGTAAAGAAGAAGCAGGCGCGCTCAAAGTAATCTCCTAACACTCCTAAAAGGCAAAGACATATTGCACATATAAAATCGTATTTCTTTGAAAAGTGATCCCGCTGGTTTTGCCCTTGATCACATCTTTAAAGTAAAAATTATGCAAGAGGGGGATTTTTACACCTATTTCCATGCCATGGTGACGGTTCATATTGACTCTAAGCCCCCATTGTAAGGGCAGTTGAAAATAACTAAAATTGACCGCCGCATTGGGGTAGCTAGCCACAAGCTTTTTAAACATTTGATCTTGATTACTGGTCCATGAACTCCCCCCAAGGCCAAAGCCAGCAAAAATTCCGGCTTGAACACGCACATTATCTAAAAAATCAAACAAGTAATCGATCCCCACCCCATAGGCATTATTATTGAGCTCTAAACCCGCAAAAGTGGGGCTAGCATAGCCGTAATTATAATAGACATAGATTCGTAAACCATTGCGCCTTTGTGCGCGAAAGAAACGCTTATAGCCAAAACGCAGGGCCGCACCATACATGCTACTCTGCCCGGGCGTGATGCTTGCCCCATCTGGCAGGGGAAAACTTCCTGTGAGCGTGGTTTTCAAAAAGCTGTATTGAAACCCTGCTGCTAGAAAAATGCCATTTTTTTCTGCCTGCAAGCCCCCGATGACACAACAAAAAAAACCAAGAGTTTTAAGAATTTTAGAAATCAAAGCTACCCTGCTGTCCCTTATTCATACTAGCATAGACGCTTTGCACAAAAGCTTGGCGATCTTTGCACTCCAAAACCAAACTGCATTTCAAGCACGATCCAACCCCCTTACGCTTTTGGCAGGCCTGTATCTTTTGGCGGTTTTGTTGAAGAAGCTCTTCAAAGTTGATTTCCATGCTTAGGCCTTAAGAGCTTGCATCTCCACTTTTGAGCCTAAAAAACAAGGGCTCTTGGCATGCAAACTCTCTAACTTAGTTTCTAAAAGCCTTTGCTGACTGGTTCCTACCAAGCCCACGCCTCCGGCCTGCTCAATCACAAAGGCTAAAGGATATACCTCAAAGAGTTTGCGTAGTTTTCCCTGAGGCGCGTCTTTAGTCGCAGGGTAGCAGAAAATCCCCCCCTGTTTGCTCAATAAATGGTGCACATCAGCCACCATACTCCCACTATAGCGCAAGCGATACCCCTGTTTGAAAAAGCCCTCTAAAAACGCTTTGTAGGAGGTATCAAAAAATTCCCAACTCCCGCCCGGAGCGATGTTTTTTCCTTTATCTTTGAGAGTCAAGGGACTTTTTTGCGCCCATGTGTGATGGATCTCATCGTAAGAATAGTGCGCGACTTTGCCAGCCACAGCGACCACTAATTCCAATTTAGCCCCATAGAGGATATATGCGCCCATTTGGATTTTTTGCGCGATATTGGAGTCTGCAAAATCCTTGGCTTTGTAAATACCAAAAATACTTCCTACCAAAAAATTCGCCCCCACCACACTAGAGCCATCTAGGG
This portion of the Helicobacter felis ATCC 49179 genome encodes:
- a CDS encoding outer membrane protein, coding for MISKILKTLGFFCCVIGGLQAEKNGIFLAAGFQYSFLKTTLTGSFPLPDGASITPGQSSMYGAALRFGYKRFFRAQRRNGLRIYVYYNYGYASPTFAGLELNNNAYGVGIDYLFDFLDNVRVQAGIFAGFGLGGSSWTSNQDQMFKKLVASYPNAAVNFSYFQLPLQWGLRVNMNRHHGMEIGVKIPLLHNFYFKDVIKGKTSGITFQRNTILYVQYVFAF
- a CDS encoding class 1 fructose-bisphosphatase, which codes for MDSQVQHDFLKALQSIGVAVYQSIKSSDAHYTQNTNPTADLQLDLDVKVDRLIFDHLLQLASVAGVMSEEREQAHYKEEGDFLVAFDPLDGSSVVGANFLVGSIFGIYKAKDFADSNIAQKIQMGAYILYGAKLELVVAVAGKVAHYSYDEIHHTWAQKSPLTLKDKGKNIAPGGSWEFFDTSYKAFLEGFFKQGYRLRYSGSMVADVHHLLSKQGGIFCYPATKDAPQGKLRKLFEVYPLAFVIEQAGGVGLVGTSQQRLLETKLESLHAKSPCFLGSKVEMQALKA